From the genome of Ralstonia pickettii, one region includes:
- a CDS encoding DNA polymerase III subunit gamma/tau encodes MSYQVLARKWRPRDFTTLVGQEHVVKALTHALEQQRLHHAYLFTGTRGVGKTTLSRILAKSLNCVGADGRGGITAQPCGVCRACTEIDAGRFVDYIEMDAASNRGVDEMAQLLDRAIYAPTSGRFKVYMIDEVHMLTNHAFNAMLKTLEEPPEHVKFILATTDPQKIPVTVLSRCLQFNLKQMPPGHIVSHLDRILGEEGIAHEPNALRLLAAAAQGSMRDALSLTDQAIAYSAGEVSEAAVRGMLGAIDQSFLVRLLDALADENGAALVEIADEMAGRSLSFSGALQDLASLLQKIALAQVVPAAVQDDWPEADDVRRLAERFDAQSVQLFYQFANLGRNELALAPDEYAGFTMTVLRMLAFQPGHSGGDAAPPSGGGGGKRAMPLAASPAASTRPAVTATAPVAAPVARVAPVAVRPEPVVEAPRATDQATPPAPAPVAAVSDTQAAAPARRSPAMEALAAARQASSRGRGGASAPAATPVAAPVARPAAPIAAGPRPNTAAATAAVVSPPQRREQPAAVAVPADDGPPPWDEMPGEFASPSLEEMDAAFAGWDAASGVRPGAPEPATGSAPIEAPAAAPVPVKTIAPEPVAAATPPDLSTSSLATFDGNWPALAASLPIRGLAQQLAYQSELAAVEGATIRLRVPLPPLTDASVVERLEAALTEHFGTPVRVACDIGPARATAAAVDAEQRAERQRNAEDAIATNPFVQALVRDFAAQVVPGSIQPHAH; translated from the coding sequence ATGAGTTATCAAGTGCTCGCCCGCAAGTGGCGCCCTCGCGATTTCACCACGCTGGTCGGTCAGGAACACGTGGTGAAAGCGCTCACGCATGCGCTCGAACAGCAGCGCCTGCACCACGCATACCTGTTCACAGGCACGCGCGGTGTCGGCAAGACGACGCTGTCGCGCATCCTGGCCAAATCGCTCAATTGCGTCGGCGCGGATGGGCGGGGCGGCATTACCGCACAGCCGTGCGGCGTGTGCCGCGCCTGTACCGAGATCGATGCCGGGCGCTTTGTCGATTACATCGAGATGGATGCCGCCTCCAACCGCGGCGTCGACGAGATGGCGCAACTGCTGGACCGCGCGATCTACGCACCCACAAGCGGCCGCTTCAAGGTCTACATGATCGACGAAGTGCACATGCTGACCAACCACGCCTTCAACGCGATGCTGAAGACGCTGGAAGAGCCGCCCGAGCACGTCAAGTTCATTCTGGCGACCACCGATCCGCAGAAAATTCCGGTGACGGTGCTGTCGCGCTGCCTGCAGTTCAACCTCAAGCAGATGCCGCCGGGGCACATCGTGTCCCACCTCGATCGCATCCTTGGCGAAGAGGGCATCGCTCACGAGCCGAACGCGCTGCGTCTGCTCGCGGCCGCGGCGCAGGGCTCGATGCGCGATGCACTGTCGCTGACTGACCAGGCCATCGCGTATAGCGCCGGCGAGGTCAGCGAAGCAGCCGTCCGCGGCATGCTCGGCGCGATTGATCAAAGCTTCCTCGTGCGTCTGCTCGATGCGCTGGCCGACGAGAATGGCGCCGCGCTTGTCGAGATTGCCGACGAGATGGCCGGGCGTAGTCTGAGCTTCTCGGGCGCGCTGCAGGATCTGGCTTCGCTGCTGCAGAAGATTGCGCTGGCGCAGGTTGTGCCCGCTGCTGTGCAGGACGACTGGCCCGAGGCCGACGACGTACGCCGGCTTGCCGAGCGATTCGACGCGCAGTCGGTGCAGCTGTTCTATCAGTTTGCCAATCTGGGCCGCAACGAACTGGCGCTTGCACCGGATGAATACGCGGGCTTCACGATGACAGTGCTGCGTATGTTGGCGTTCCAGCCGGGACATTCCGGTGGGGACGCCGCGCCGCCTTCGGGCGGTGGCGGCGGCAAGCGCGCGATGCCGCTGGCTGCATCGCCAGCCGCATCGACGCGTCCGGCGGTTACGGCGACGGCGCCTGTGGCGGCGCCGGTTGCTCGGGTTGCGCCGGTGGCCGTGCGTCCGGAGCCGGTGGTCGAGGCGCCGCGAGCGACTGATCAGGCGACTCCGCCAGCGCCCGCGCCCGTTGCGGCGGTTTCAGATACGCAGGCTGCGGCCCCCGCACGTCGCTCGCCGGCAATGGAAGCGTTGGCCGCTGCGCGTCAGGCGTCAAGCCGTGGCCGTGGTGGCGCCTCTGCGCCCGCCGCTACACCGGTTGCCGCTCCCGTCGCTCGTCCCGCTGCTCCCATTGCAGCAGGCCCACGTCCGAATACGGCTGCGGCGACTGCTGCCGTGGTGTCACCGCCGCAGCGCCGTGAACAACCGGCTGCAGTCGCAGTGCCCGCCGATGACGGCCCGCCACCCTGGGACGAAATGCCGGGCGAGTTTGCTTCGCCGTCACTTGAGGAGATGGACGCCGCCTTTGCCGGCTGGGATGCCGCTTCGGGCGTGCGTCCCGGTGCGCCTGAACCGGCAACAGGTTCAGCACCGATCGAGGCCCCCGCAGCCGCACCCGTGCCGGTCAAGACGATTGCCCCCGAGCCGGTAGCCGCTGCTACGCCGCCTGATCTGAGCACCAGCAGTCTTGCCACGTTCGACGGCAATTGGCCGGCGCTGGCAGCGAGCCTGCCGATCCGCGGTCTGGCTCAGCAGCTGGCTTACCAGAGCGAGTTGGCGGCTGTGGAAGGTGCCACGATACGATTGCGTGTACCGTTGCCTCCGCTGACTGATGCGAGCGTCGTCGAGCGTCTGGAAGCCGCACTGACGGAACACTTCGGCACGCCCGTTCGTGTGGCGTGCGATATCGGACCTGCACGCGCCACCGCGGCGGCCGTCGACGCCGAGCAGCGCGCCGAGCGCCAGCGCAATGCCGAAGATGCCATCGCCACCAACCCCTTTGTGCAGGCGCTGGTTCGGGACTTTGCCGCGCAGGTCGTGCCTGGGTCGATCCAACCGCACGCGCACTGA
- a CDS encoding YbaB/EbfC family nucleoid-associated protein, with protein sequence MMKGQIAGLMKQAQQMQENMKKAQEQLALIEVEGVSGAGLVKVVMTCKNDVKRVSIDPSLLAEGEDKDLLEDLIAAAFNDAVRKAEATTQEKMGSLTSGLGGMASMLPPGFKLPF encoded by the coding sequence ATGATGAAAGGCCAGATCGCCGGGCTGATGAAGCAGGCCCAGCAGATGCAGGAGAACATGAAGAAGGCGCAGGAGCAGCTCGCCCTGATCGAGGTGGAAGGCGTGTCCGGCGCGGGCCTCGTGAAAGTGGTGATGACCTGCAAGAACGACGTGAAGCGTGTGTCGATCGACCCGAGCCTGCTGGCCGAAGGCGAAGACAAGGATCTGCTTGAAGACCTGATCGCCGCAGCGTTCAACGATGCCGTGCGCAAGGCCGAGGCCACCACGCAAGAGAAGATGGGCTCGCTCACTTCCGGCCTGGGCGGTATGGCGAGCATGTTGCCGCCTGGCTTCAAGCTGCCGTTCTAA
- a CDS encoding antibiotic biosynthesis monooxygenase family protein, with product MVLESALLHVRPGQEAAFEAAFGEARHIIGAMRGFVSLSLSRCMEKASDYLLLVQWRTLEDHTIGFRQSPEYQRWRALLHHFYDPMPEVLHHTTILEHA from the coding sequence ATGGTGCTGGAATCCGCGCTGCTGCACGTCAGGCCCGGCCAGGAAGCTGCCTTCGAGGCCGCCTTCGGCGAGGCTCGCCACATCATTGGTGCGATGCGTGGCTTCGTTTCGCTGTCGCTGTCACGGTGCATGGAAAAGGCGAGCGATTATCTGCTGCTGGTGCAGTGGCGGACGCTGGAAGATCACACCATCGGCTTTCGGCAATCGCCCGAATACCAGCGCTGGCGCGCGTTGTTGCATCACTTTTATGATCCGATGCCCGAAGTGCTGCACCATACGACGATTCTGGAGCATGCATGA
- the recR gene encoding recombination mediator RecR, producing the protein MRNAPGTPSALQMLVDALRVLPGVGPKSAQRMAYHLMQHDREGAAQLARALSEATESIQHCSRCNTFTEQDVCETCLDTRRDASVLCVVETPADQMMIEQTLTYRGQYFVLMGRLSPLDNIGPKEIHLERLLARATDPALGGPCTEVILATNFTSEGEATAHYIGEMLKARGIKATRLARGVPVGGELEYVDAGTIARAVLDRRQL; encoded by the coding sequence ATGCGTAACGCCCCGGGTACGCCGTCGGCGCTGCAGATGCTGGTTGACGCCTTGCGCGTGCTGCCGGGCGTCGGCCCCAAGTCTGCCCAGCGGATGGCGTATCACCTCATGCAGCATGACCGCGAAGGCGCCGCGCAACTGGCGCGGGCACTGTCGGAGGCGACGGAATCGATCCAGCACTGCAGCCGCTGCAATACCTTTACCGAGCAGGATGTTTGCGAGACCTGCCTTGACACGCGCCGTGACGCTTCGGTCCTGTGCGTGGTGGAAACGCCGGCTGATCAGATGATGATCGAGCAGACGCTGACCTATCGCGGCCAATACTTCGTGCTGATGGGGCGGCTCTCGCCGCTGGACAACATCGGCCCCAAAGAGATTCACCTTGAACGCTTGCTGGCCCGTGCGACCGATCCTGCGTTGGGCGGACCGTGCACCGAGGTCATTCTCGCAACCAACTTCACCAGCGAAGGTGAGGCGACGGCCCATTACATTGGCGAGATGTTGAAGGCGCGCGGCATCAAGGCGACGCGTCTTGCGCGTGGCGTGCCGGTAGGCGGGGAGCTGGAATACGTGGACGCGGGTACCATCGCTCGCGCCGTACTGGACCGGCGCCAACTCTGA
- a CDS encoding carbohydrate porin, which yields MGAAKQAMAAFMLALSLQSAALAAGAETPAADIPEPERWNVHGQFTNVTQWHPSFRSPYSGTNSLTPDNNTKETVDVTLYLGLRLWKGAELYANPEIDQGFGLSNTVGLAGFSSGEAYKIGNNAPYRKLPRLFLRQVINLGGEQQAVESAPNQLAGSRSADNLTITVGKFSVVDIFDTNTYAHDPRGDFLNWAVIDAGAFDYAADAWGYTHGLAVEWTQSWWSLRGGLFALSVVPNSVTIDTTWKQYQWVGEFEARHDWFGRPGKIKLLAFATRGRMGGYGDAVSLAQQTGDTPDTGLVRRLAWRPGVALNLEQEITSDLGVFARASMNDGSKETYEFTDINQSVSAGFSLKGNRWGRPNDTFGAAVVVNGLSRAARQYFAAGGMGVLIGDGALNYGTERIAELYYNWAAIKHLTLGLNYQYVVHPAYNRDRGPVSIVGARVHAEF from the coding sequence ATGGGCGCCGCAAAACAAGCGATGGCCGCCTTCATGCTCGCATTGAGTCTGCAAAGCGCTGCGCTGGCGGCTGGCGCGGAAACGCCCGCCGCGGACATCCCTGAGCCGGAGCGATGGAACGTGCATGGACAGTTCACCAACGTGACGCAATGGCATCCGTCGTTCCGCTCGCCGTACAGCGGCACCAATAGCCTCACGCCTGACAACAACACCAAGGAGACGGTCGACGTCACGCTCTACCTCGGCCTGCGCCTGTGGAAGGGTGCCGAGCTGTACGCGAACCCGGAAATCGACCAAGGTTTTGGACTTAGCAATACGGTCGGTCTGGCCGGCTTTTCAAGCGGAGAGGCCTACAAGATCGGCAACAATGCTCCCTACCGCAAGCTGCCGCGCTTGTTCCTACGGCAGGTCATCAATCTCGGCGGCGAGCAACAAGCAGTAGAGTCAGCCCCCAACCAGCTTGCCGGCAGCCGCTCGGCGGACAACCTCACCATCACCGTCGGCAAGTTCTCGGTGGTAGACATATTCGACACGAACACGTACGCGCACGACCCGCGCGGCGATTTCCTGAACTGGGCGGTGATCGATGCCGGCGCATTCGACTATGCAGCGGACGCCTGGGGCTACACGCATGGTCTGGCGGTGGAATGGACGCAATCGTGGTGGTCGCTGCGCGGCGGACTCTTCGCGCTTTCGGTGGTACCCAACAGTGTCACGATCGACACCACGTGGAAGCAGTACCAGTGGGTGGGCGAATTTGAAGCGCGCCACGATTGGTTCGGCCGCCCGGGCAAGATCAAGCTGCTTGCCTTTGCAACACGTGGCCGCATGGGTGGCTATGGCGATGCGGTCAGCCTCGCCCAACAGACGGGCGACACGCCGGACACGGGCCTCGTGCGGCGCCTCGCCTGGCGCCCCGGCGTTGCCTTGAACCTGGAGCAGGAAATCACCTCCGACCTGGGCGTCTTTGCGCGGGCCAGCATGAACGACGGCAGCAAGGAAACATACGAGTTCACCGATATCAACCAGTCAGTGTCGGCCGGGTTCTCGCTTAAGGGCAATCGTTGGGGGCGCCCGAACGACACGTTCGGTGCCGCCGTGGTGGTGAACGGCCTGTCGCGCGCGGCACGCCAATATTTCGCGGCCGGCGGCATGGGCGTATTGATTGGTGATGGCGCGCTCAACTACGGCACCGAACGCATCGCCGAGCTGTACTACAACTGGGCAGCCATCAAGCACCTCACGCTCGGACTGAACTACCAGTATGTCGTCCATCCCGCGTACAACCGGGATCGCGGCCCGGTATCGATCGTCGGGGCACGCGTCCACGCCGAATTCTAA
- a CDS encoding LysR substrate-binding domain-containing protein: MNLARFDLVTLGLFVAVARLGSISAGARQSHLAVAAASKRISDLEAAVGAPLLYRHAAGVELTEAGQACFRHAVGILQDVERMAGALSDFAAGTRGLVRVWANTSSITQFLADDLAAFMLANPAIRIALEEQDSGDIVAALRENRADLGIFAAGTPCEGLQSFDYREDDLAMVTPRGHPLAARKQVHFVDALDFDFVSLPPGTSLAAQLVDESLRLGKPLRLRIQVRSFEAVCRMVASGLGVGVLPRIAAQSHVSSLPGAGLALVALQDEWAHRRLLVGVRDPDALTSSARLLMTHLLGNSAVL, from the coding sequence ATGAATCTCGCCCGCTTCGATCTCGTCACCCTTGGCCTCTTCGTGGCGGTGGCTCGGCTGGGCAGCATCTCTGCCGGAGCGCGGCAATCACATTTGGCTGTGGCCGCTGCAAGCAAGCGGATTTCCGATCTGGAAGCCGCCGTGGGCGCACCGTTGCTGTATCGCCATGCCGCCGGCGTGGAACTGACTGAGGCAGGTCAGGCGTGCTTCCGTCACGCCGTGGGCATCTTGCAGGACGTTGAACGTATGGCCGGTGCGCTGTCCGACTTCGCCGCCGGCACGCGCGGGCTGGTGCGCGTGTGGGCCAATACCTCGTCGATCACACAATTCCTGGCTGACGACCTGGCCGCCTTCATGCTGGCCAATCCGGCGATCCGCATCGCGCTGGAAGAGCAGGACAGCGGCGATATCGTTGCCGCGCTGCGCGAGAACCGGGCAGACCTTGGGATCTTCGCGGCCGGTACGCCGTGTGAAGGGCTGCAATCGTTCGACTACCGCGAGGACGATCTCGCCATGGTCACGCCCCGCGGGCATCCGTTGGCCGCGCGCAAGCAGGTTCATTTCGTCGACGCCTTGGACTTCGATTTCGTCAGCCTGCCGCCGGGCACGTCGCTCGCCGCGCAACTGGTCGACGAGAGCTTGCGTCTGGGCAAGCCGTTGCGCCTGCGCATCCAGGTGCGCAGCTTTGAAGCCGTCTGCCGGATGGTGGCCTCCGGCCTGGGCGTGGGCGTGTTGCCGCGCATCGCCGCACAAAGCCATGTATCGAGCCTGCCGGGCGCCGGTCTGGCGCTCGTGGCGCTCCAAGACGAATGGGCGCATCGCCGGCTGCTGGTGGGCGTGCGTGACCCCGATGCGCTGACCAGCTCCGCTCGCCTGTTGATGACGCATCTGCTTGGCAACTCCGCCGTACTCTGA
- a CDS encoding CaiB/BaiF CoA transferase family protein: MPTQVLQDIRVLELGQLIAGPFAAKTLADFGAQVIKIEPPGQGDPLRKWRMLHEGTSVWWEAQSRNKQSVCVDLRVPQGQEVVRKLAAEADVLIENFRPGTMEKWGLSYEALSAVNPKLIMLRVSGYGQTGPKRDEPGFAAIAEAMAGLRYLTGEPGRPPARAGLSLGDTIAGLHGALGVLLALYERDARGGKGQVIDVALYESVFNLTESLLPEYSVFGAIRQPAGGALPGIAPSNAYRCAGGEYVLIAANGDNIFRRLMQHMGRQDLADDPGLARNDGRAARAEEIDAAINAWTSTLPIADVLTALHAAEVPSGPIYTIADIAADPHYRARGVIETVRAQSGIEVEMPGVVPKLSATPGAVQASAPRLGQHTRDVLRGHGLTDAQIDALVSQGIVAEAKR; this comes from the coding sequence ATGCCGACACAGGTTTTGCAGGACATCCGCGTGCTCGAACTCGGGCAACTGATTGCCGGGCCGTTTGCAGCGAAGACGCTCGCCGACTTTGGCGCACAGGTCATCAAGATCGAGCCGCCGGGGCAGGGCGACCCGCTGCGCAAATGGCGGATGCTGCACGAGGGCACATCAGTCTGGTGGGAGGCGCAGTCGCGCAACAAACAGTCGGTCTGTGTCGACCTGCGGGTGCCGCAAGGGCAGGAAGTCGTACGCAAGCTGGCGGCCGAAGCCGATGTCCTGATCGAAAACTTCCGGCCCGGCACGATGGAAAAGTGGGGGCTCTCGTACGAGGCGCTTTCGGCGGTGAATCCGAAGCTCATCATGTTGCGCGTGTCAGGCTATGGCCAGACGGGGCCCAAACGCGATGAGCCCGGCTTTGCGGCCATTGCCGAAGCCATGGCCGGCCTGCGCTATTTGACCGGTGAGCCGGGGCGCCCGCCTGCCCGGGCCGGGCTGTCGCTCGGCGACACCATCGCCGGTTTGCATGGCGCGTTGGGCGTGCTACTGGCGCTGTACGAACGCGATGCGCGCGGCGGCAAGGGGCAGGTGATCGACGTGGCGTTGTATGAATCCGTGTTCAACCTGACGGAGAGCCTGCTGCCAGAGTATTCGGTGTTCGGCGCAATCCGCCAGCCGGCGGGCGGGGCGCTGCCGGGCATCGCACCGTCGAATGCCTACCGCTGCGCCGGTGGCGAATACGTTCTGATTGCCGCCAACGGCGACAACATCTTCCGCCGCCTGATGCAACACATGGGCCGGCAAGATCTGGCGGACGATCCTGGCCTGGCCCGCAACGACGGCCGCGCGGCACGGGCAGAGGAAATCGACGCAGCTATCAATGCCTGGACGAGCACGCTACCCATCGCTGATGTTCTGACCGCGCTGCATGCGGCCGAAGTGCCCAGCGGCCCGATCTACACCATCGCCGACATCGCCGCCGACCCGCACTACCGCGCGCGCGGCGTGATCGAAACCGTGCGCGCGCAGTCGGGCATCGAGGTCGAGATGCCGGGCGTGGTGCCCAAGCTTTCCGCCACACCCGGCGCCGTGCAGGCGAGCGCGCCGCGCCTTGGCCAGCACACGCGGGACGTTCTGCGCGGCCACGGCCTGACCGATGCGCAGATCGACGCGCTGGTTTCGCAAGGCATCGTGGCCGAAGCCAAGCGCTAA
- a CDS encoding ABC transporter substrate-binding protein, with the protein MGTRVMGRWAKWIGAALCATSLLTASPAVLAQGKPEKSKVTIAVGGKALFYYLPLTIAERLGYFKDEGLDVEIVDFAGGAKALQAVVGGSADVVSGAYEHTLVLQAKGQMYQEFLLQGRAPQIVLAVNNKTMPNYKSIADLKGKKIGVTAPGSSTNIMVNYVLARAGIKPNEVSIIGVGPSSGAIAAVRAGQIDALANLDPVMSMLTQKNEVRVVSDTRTLADTKAVFGGNMPAGCLYASTAFIQKNPNTTQAMTNAMVRALKWLQKAGPSDIVKTVPEAYLLGDRALYLAAWEKVREAISPDGTMPADGPATALRTLSEFDAEVKGKQIKLDQTFTNAFVQKANAKYK; encoded by the coding sequence ATGGGGACACGAGTCATGGGGCGCTGGGCAAAATGGATAGGCGCAGCACTGTGCGCGACGAGCCTGCTGACTGCCAGCCCCGCTGTTCTGGCGCAGGGCAAACCTGAAAAGAGCAAGGTCACCATCGCGGTGGGAGGCAAGGCCCTGTTCTATTACCTGCCGCTGACAATTGCCGAGCGCCTGGGCTACTTCAAGGACGAAGGCCTGGACGTTGAAATCGTCGACTTTGCCGGCGGCGCAAAAGCGCTGCAGGCCGTGGTCGGCGGCAGCGCCGACGTGGTGAGCGGCGCGTACGAGCACACCCTGGTGCTGCAGGCCAAGGGCCAGATGTACCAGGAGTTCTTGCTCCAAGGGCGTGCCCCGCAAATTGTGCTGGCGGTCAACAACAAGACGATGCCCAACTACAAGTCGATCGCCGATTTGAAAGGCAAGAAGATCGGCGTGACGGCTCCCGGTTCGTCGACCAACATCATGGTCAACTACGTTTTGGCGCGCGCCGGCATCAAGCCGAACGAAGTGTCGATCATTGGCGTGGGCCCGAGCAGCGGAGCGATTGCCGCCGTGCGTGCTGGTCAGATCGACGCCCTGGCGAACCTGGATCCCGTGATGTCGATGTTGACGCAGAAGAATGAAGTCCGCGTGGTATCGGACACTCGCACGCTGGCCGATACGAAGGCAGTATTTGGCGGCAACATGCCGGCCGGCTGCCTGTATGCCTCCACCGCGTTCATCCAGAAGAATCCGAACACGACGCAGGCCATGACCAACGCCATGGTGCGCGCGCTCAAGTGGTTGCAGAAGGCGGGCCCCTCCGACATCGTCAAGACGGTGCCGGAAGCCTATCTGTTGGGCGATCGTGCGCTGTATCTGGCGGCGTGGGAAAAGGTGCGGGAGGCCATCTCTCCGGATGGGACGATGCCGGCCGACGGCCCTGCCACGGCATTGCGCACGCTGTCGGAATTTGATGCGGAAGTGAAGGGCAAGCAGATCAAGCTCGACCAGACCTTCACCAATGCCTTCGTGCAGAAGGCCAACGCCAAGTACAAGTAG
- a CDS encoding ABC transporter ATP-binding protein has product MPHPALSFDQITCTFISPDTPGQRYTAVQNTSLEVQAGEFVSVVGPTGCGKSTLLNLAAGLLQPSSGQVRVFGEPLLGINRRAGYMFQAEALMPWRSALDNVMAGLEFRGMPDKEARDLAMSWLARVGLAGFEDRYPHQLSGGMRKRVSLAQTLVLDPDIILMDEPFSALDIQTRQLMENEVLDLWAAKRKAVLFITHDLDEAIAMSDRVVVLAAGPGTHPIGEFKIDLPRPRDVAEIRDQAGFVDLHSRIWDVLREEVLKGYAQHRRVA; this is encoded by the coding sequence ATGCCACATCCCGCGCTTTCGTTCGATCAGATCACCTGCACGTTCATCTCGCCCGATACGCCGGGCCAGCGCTACACCGCTGTGCAAAACACCTCGCTGGAAGTACAGGCCGGCGAGTTCGTTTCCGTGGTGGGCCCGACCGGCTGCGGCAAATCTACGTTGCTGAATCTGGCGGCGGGCCTGCTGCAGCCGTCTTCCGGGCAGGTGCGGGTGTTTGGCGAGCCGCTGCTCGGCATCAATCGTCGGGCCGGCTACATGTTCCAGGCCGAGGCCCTTATGCCGTGGCGTAGCGCGCTCGACAACGTGATGGCCGGGCTGGAGTTTCGAGGCATGCCCGACAAGGAGGCGCGTGACCTTGCCATGTCGTGGCTCGCGCGCGTCGGGCTGGCGGGCTTTGAAGACCGCTATCCGCATCAGCTTTCCGGCGGCATGCGCAAACGGGTGAGCCTGGCGCAAACGCTGGTGCTCGACCCAGACATCATCCTCATGGACGAGCCGTTCTCAGCGCTCGACATCCAGACGCGCCAGCTGATGGAGAACGAGGTGCTCGATCTCTGGGCCGCAAAGCGTAAGGCGGTGCTGTTCATCACCCACGATCTGGACGAAGCCATTGCCATGAGCGACCGCGTGGTCGTTCTGGCCGCCGGCCCCGGCACTCACCCGATCGGCGAATTCAAGATCGACCTGCCGCGCCCGCGCGACGTGGCCGAGATTCGTGATCAGGCCGGCTTTGTCGACCTCCATTCGCGCATTTGGGATGTACTGCGTGAAGAAGTGCTCAAGGGCTATGCGCAGCACCGGCGCGTGGCTTGA
- a CDS encoding ABC transporter permease, protein MANRPLSPFALRTWQLGLLVVTLGVWHFATRSQEVAFFFGEPLIVAQRIWAWFVTEGDIYQHLAVTLAETVLAFAIGTATGLGAGLWLALSPAASAVLDPYIKAANSMPRVILAPIFGVWFGLGIWSKVALAVTLVFFIVFFNVYQGVKEVSPVVLANARMLGASQRQLLRFVYLPSATSWVFSSLHTSVGLAFVGAVVGEYLGSARGVGYLILQAEGTFDINTVFAGIVVLTVFALVLDRLVGLMEKRLMRWQPKSGETEKL, encoded by the coding sequence ATGGCTAACCGTCCGCTTTCTCCATTCGCGCTGCGCACCTGGCAGCTTGGCCTGCTGGTCGTCACGTTGGGCGTGTGGCACTTCGCCACGCGCTCGCAGGAAGTTGCGTTCTTCTTCGGAGAACCGCTCATCGTTGCCCAGCGCATCTGGGCATGGTTCGTCACTGAGGGCGATATCTACCAACACCTTGCCGTGACGCTGGCCGAGACCGTGCTGGCATTTGCCATCGGCACGGCCACCGGCCTGGGCGCAGGCCTGTGGCTGGCGCTGAGCCCGGCGGCCTCGGCGGTGCTTGACCCGTACATCAAGGCGGCCAACTCGATGCCGCGCGTGATCCTGGCGCCGATCTTCGGCGTGTGGTTCGGGTTGGGAATCTGGTCAAAGGTCGCCCTGGCGGTGACGCTGGTGTTCTTCATCGTCTTCTTCAACGTCTACCAGGGCGTGAAGGAGGTGAGTCCGGTCGTGCTGGCCAATGCGCGCATGCTGGGCGCATCGCAGCGACAATTGCTGCGGTTTGTCTACCTGCCGAGCGCGACGAGCTGGGTGTTCTCATCGCTGCACACGTCGGTGGGCCTGGCGTTCGTGGGGGCGGTGGTGGGCGAATACCTCGGCTCAGCGCGCGGTGTCGGTTACTTGATCCTCCAGGCCGAAGGGACGTTCGACATCAACACTGTCTTTGCGGGCATCGTCGTGCTGACGGTATTTGCGCTCGTGCTGGACCGGCTCGTCGGCTTGATGGAAAAACGCCTGATGCGCTGGCAACCGAAGAGCGGCGAGACCGAAAAGCTCTGA
- a CDS encoding TetR/AcrR family transcriptional regulator, with amino-acid sequence MSKHPEPVTAEGAEARHDTRDRILEAGAELILGRGFSAVGLAEILGRAQVPKGSFYYYFGSKEDFGVAMLERYFQDYDAGVVSLFNDSRLTARERLLRYFTAWIDLHERSACEVTCLAVKLSGEVSDLSEPMRKVLSTGMTRMVERIATAIEAGVADGSLAPVQDARQLAEGLYAMWMGGALLAKAHRTVAPFKSCVAQTEILLATRKH; translated from the coding sequence ATGAGCAAGCACCCCGAACCCGTCACCGCTGAAGGCGCTGAAGCCCGGCACGACACCCGCGATCGCATCCTGGAAGCCGGTGCCGAGTTGATCCTCGGGCGCGGTTTTTCGGCCGTGGGGTTGGCGGAAATCCTGGGCCGTGCGCAGGTGCCTAAGGGCTCGTTCTATTACTACTTTGGGTCCAAGGAAGACTTTGGCGTTGCCATGCTGGAGCGCTATTTCCAGGACTACGATGCGGGCGTTGTCAGCCTCTTCAACGACTCGCGCCTCACCGCCCGCGAGCGGCTGCTGCGCTACTTCACGGCCTGGATCGATCTGCATGAGCGCAGCGCGTGCGAAGTCACGTGCCTCGCCGTCAAGCTTTCGGGTGAGGTGTCGGACTTGTCGGAACCAATGCGCAAGGTCTTGTCGACTGGGATGACGCGCATGGTCGAGCGCATCGCCACCGCAATCGAGGCCGGTGTCGCCGACGGCTCGTTGGCGCCTGTGCAGGACGCGCGCCAACTCGCCGAGGGTCTGTACGCCATGTGGATGGGAGGTGCGCTGCTGGCCAAGGCGCACCGCACCGTCGCTCCGTTCAAGAGTTGTGTGGCGCAAACGGAAATCCTGCTGGCCACGCGCAAACATTGA